Proteins from a single region of Crassaminicella profunda:
- a CDS encoding S-layer homology domain-containing protein yields the protein MDIKMKKNNQIRSISYMVILIVLLSFGWMQSDGKMTSVAYAETAVELSNFERVLKDFEEAYTIYDAYEVIENADFRYLTDENIYDLLSITYKKPRWQQPDRGKTVEDVRLLLATKGGWIYRFADKAVKNGDTSQPTYYLSYKWPDNHGFIEGTENYIILPVDTLIDRYGYPGGSCLWQEGVAYKERSLTPGTKETKPYFIYKVIKPFEVRSGKIQPWFGVGTGSEFQYYLERNNVQYYLNNGYLEVVSDNDITSFALNEQTGKATINPSNHTVNIEVANGTDVTNLVPTIGIVSKATINPASGVARNFSSPVTYTVTAESGTQDWEVTVSIAPSSIASYTPVTLSQTGDVAHNNVQYKTASEVISALPSDIIVTLENGSTENIPVSWADTDGYNAKVAGNYTFTATWGTLPSGVDNDDTIIAPSCEVNVAQGTYTNAEAPVITNNIIGQIGESIMLDVSATVSDGGTISYKWYKTDNKNKSNPQPLSVTTAVYAVDTSSVGISYYYCEVTNTNNSVKGNKVVKVDSNVSQVTITKATLSSNSIASYTPVTLSQTGDVAHNNVQYKTVSEVVYALPSDITVNLENGSTASVPISWIDTDGYNAKVAGNYTFTATWGTFPSGVDNDYNISAPICEINVEQGTYTDAEMPNITNNLTDKAGQIGERITLDAAATVSDGGTISYKWYKTDNKNKSNSQPLSVTTAVYAVDTSNVGISYYYCEVTNTNNRVSGNKVAKIDSKVSQVTITTAPPSTNSIASYAPVTLFQTGDVAHNNVQYKTVSEVVYALPSDITVNLENGNTASVPISWIDTDGYNAKVAGNYTFTATWGTFPSGVDNNNNISAPSCEINVAKGSTGGGSSSRGSSSNYAPVQKTPTEKSNDEIKKAKPNAQGIIRVSVEAKSTSKGKTTFRLPNNFLGNKASVELTVKNKDLQVTLLNEMFTEKEKQVELIMEPTNKEELGLSEEEKNEIGEMTVYNISLKINGKKVDWEGDEEIAITINLDDKKNKDGHKFVAVYYDRKGNIQILKSSCYQNGKLYFTTKHLSDYGVMYVEPTFKDIENHWAKEGIEALTARDIIKGVSKDEFKPEKAISRADLVTLMVKHFEFKSKSTENFTSDSETVFDDVDSSKYYAKSIMVAKEIGLVKGCGNNMFKPLEPVSRQDMMVILQKCIEISGEYPNIKPTDKSYLNFSDSNDISSYALKSVELMINSEIVKERLDGIYPKENATRAEVAHALYNIMKTNMK from the coding sequence ATGGATATAAAGATGAAGAAAAACAATCAAATAAGAAGCATATCCTATATGGTTATTTTAATTGTATTGCTTTCATTTGGATGGATGCAATCTGATGGGAAGATGACAAGTGTTGCCTACGCGGAGACAGCTGTTGAACTCTCAAATTTTGAACGGGTGTTAAAGGATTTCGAGGAGGCTTATACAATTTATGATGCGTATGAAGTCATCGAAAATGCAGATTTTCGCTATCTTACGGACGAAAATATATACGATTTATTGTCTATTACCTATAAAAAGCCAAGATGGCAACAGCCAGATCGAGGAAAAACCGTAGAAGATGTAAGGCTGCTTCTTGCAACAAAAGGAGGTTGGATATATCGTTTTGCAGATAAAGCTGTAAAAAATGGTGATACTTCACAACCAACCTATTATCTCTCTTATAAATGGCCTGATAATCATGGTTTTATAGAAGGCACTGAAAATTATATCATACTACCTGTAGATACATTGATTGATCGGTACGGCTATCCGGGTGGCTCCTGTTTATGGCAAGAGGGCGTTGCTTATAAAGAACGAAGTTTAACACCGGGAACAAAAGAAACGAAACCTTACTTTATTTATAAAGTAATAAAACCATTTGAAGTACGATCGGGTAAGATTCAACCTTGGTTTGGTGTGGGAACAGGTAGTGAATTCCAATATTACTTGGAAAGGAACAATGTACAGTATTATCTGAATAATGGTTATTTAGAAGTTGTTAGTGATAACGATATAACAAGTTTTGCATTAAATGAACAAACAGGGAAAGCTACCATCAACCCAAGCAATCATACAGTAAATATAGAGGTAGCCAATGGAACAGATGTAACAAATCTAGTCCCAACAATAGGCATAGTATCAAAAGCAACAATTAATCCAGCAAGTGGGGTAGCTAGAAATTTTAGTAGTCCAGTGACCTATACCGTAACAGCAGAAAGTGGAACTCAGGACTGGGAAGTAACAGTATCAATAGCCCCCAGCAGCATAGCAAGCTATACACCAGTAACCTTATCCCAAACAGGAGATGTAGCCCATAATAATGTACAGTATAAAACAGCAAGTGAGGTAATATCTGCATTACCATCGGATATAATAGTAACCTTAGAAAATGGAAGTACAGAGAATATACCAGTAAGCTGGGCAGATACAGATGGATATAATGCAAAAGTAGCAGGTAACTATACCTTCACAGCAACATGGGGGACACTGCCAAGTGGAGTAGATAATGATGATACAATAATTGCTCCAAGCTGTGAGGTAAATGTAGCCCAAGGAACATATACCAATGCTGAAGCTCCAGTAATCACAAACAATATAATAGGTCAAATAGGAGAGAGTATAATGTTAGATGTCTCAGCAACAGTAAGTGATGGAGGAACAATCAGCTACAAGTGGTATAAGACCGATAATAAAAACAAATCAAATCCACAGCCACTTTCTGTAACCACAGCAGTTTATGCAGTAGATACAAGCAGTGTAGGAATCAGCTATTATTACTGTGAAGTAACCAATACAAACAATAGTGTTAAGGGAAATAAGGTAGTAAAGGTAGATAGTAATGTATCACAGGTAACAATCACAAAAGCCACATTAAGCTCCAACAGCATAGCAAGCTATACACCAGTAACCTTATCTCAAACAGGAGATGTGGCACATAATAATGTACAGTATAAAACAGTAAGTGAGGTAGTATATGCATTACCATCGGATATAACAGTAAATCTAGAAAATGGAAGTACCGCAAGTGTACCAATAAGCTGGATAGATACAGATGGTTATAATGCAAAAGTAGCAGGTAACTATACCTTCACAGCTACATGGGGAACATTCCCAAGTGGAGTAGATAATGATTATAATATATCTGCGCCAATCTGTGAGATAAATGTGGAACAAGGGACATATACTGATGCAGAAATGCCAAACATCACAAACAATCTAACAGACAAAGCAGGTCAAATAGGAGAGCGTATAACATTAGACGCAGCAGCAACAGTAAGTGATGGAGGAACAATCAGCTATAAATGGTATAAGACCGATAATAAAAACAAATCAAATTCACAGCCACTCTCTGTAACCACAGCAGTTTATGCAGTAGATACAAGTAATGTAGGAATCAGCTATTATTATTGTGAAGTAACCAATACCAATAATCGTGTAAGTGGAAATAAAGTAGCGAAGATAGATAGCAAAGTATCACAGGTGACAATCACAACAGCTCCACCAAGCACCAACAGTATAGCAAGTTATGCACCAGTAACCTTATTTCAAACAGGAGATGTAGCACATAATAATGTACAGTATAAAACAGTAAGTGAGGTAGTATATGCATTACCATCGGATATAACAGTAAATCTAGAAAATGGAAATACAGCAAGTGTACCAATAAGCTGGATAGATACAGATGGATATAATGCAAAAGTAGCAGGTAACTATACCTTCACAGCAACATGGGGAACATTCCCAAGTGGAGTAGATAATAATAATAATATATCAGCACCAAGCTGTGAGATAAATGTGGCTAAAGGTAGCACAGGTGGAGGAAGTAGCTCAAGAGGTAGCAGTAGTAATTATGCCCCAGTACAAAAAACACCTACTGAAAAATCTAATGATGAAATTAAGAAAGCAAAACCAAATGCGCAAGGAATCATTAGGGTAAGTGTAGAGGCAAAGTCAACCAGTAAAGGTAAAACAACTTTTAGATTACCAAATAACTTCCTAGGAAACAAAGCATCTGTGGAGCTAACAGTAAAAAATAAAGATTTACAAGTGACCTTGTTAAATGAAATGTTTACAGAAAAAGAAAAACAAGTAGAGTTGATTATGGAGCCAACAAATAAAGAAGAATTAGGCTTATCCGAAGAAGAAAAGAATGAAATAGGAGAAATGACAGTCTATAACATTTCCTTAAAAATAAACGGTAAAAAAGTAGACTGGGAAGGTGATGAAGAAATAGCTATTACTATTAACTTAGATGACAAAAAAAATAAAGACGGTCATAAATTTGTAGCCGTATATTACGACCGAAAAGGCAATATACAAATACTAAAATCAAGCTGCTATCAAAATGGTAAACTCTATTTTACAACAAAGCATCTAAGTGATTATGGCGTAATGTATGTAGAACCAACTTTCAAAGACATAGAAAATCACTGGGCAAAAGAAGGCATAGAAGCCCTAACAGCAAGAGATATCATAAAAGGAGTAAGCAAAGATGAATTCAAACCAGAAAAAGCTATTTCAAGAGCAGATTTGGTTACATTGATGGTAAAACACTTTGAATTTAAAAGCAAAAGCACAGAAAACTTTACAAGTGATAGTGAGACAGTATTTGATGATGTAGATTCTAGTAAATACTATGCAAAATCAATAATGGTAGCAAAAGAAATAGGCTTAGTAAAAGGCTGTGGTAACAACATGTTTAAGCCACTAGAACCTGTCAGCAGACAAGATATGATGGTAATACTACAAAAATGCATAGAAATATCAGGAGAATATCCTAATATCAAACCAACAGATAAATCATATCTGAACTTTAGTGACAGTAATGATATATCATCCTACGCTCTAAAAAGTGTAGAACTGATGATAAACAGTGAAATAGTAAAAGAAAGGTTAGACGGAATATATCCAAAAGAAAACGCAACCCGAGCAGAGGTAGCTCATGCTTT
- a CDS encoding phage tail protein encodes MVNIGEIKLFTYDDVPMGFFECDGRKLEKSKYPKLYMMIGSKYGTCEDLYFCLPNLKDDTPKGMKYCIAYMGEIPSIESKG; translated from the coding sequence ATGGTTAATATTGGTGAAATAAAACTCTTTACCTATGATGATGTACCTATGGGTTTCTTTGAGTGTGATGGGAGAAAGCTAGAAAAAAGCAAGTATCCCAAACTCTATATGATGATAGGTAGTAAGTATGGTACTTGTGAAGATCTATATTTTTGTTTACCTAACTTGAAAGATGATACACCGAAAGGTATGAAATATTGTATTGCTTATATGGGTGAAATACCAAGTATTGAAAGTAAGGGATAG
- a CDS encoding helix-turn-helix transcriptional regulator — protein sequence MNHIDTVIGREELKNQINQLYKNINKNVLLVKGSSGIGKTFAIRNILKTYPNVKVITCKQNHQYIMEFTLIKNLIDKIMEQILVLPTKKFNPLIYQIKNTLHTELEYIAYFADTVSKIFKDTKIKQIKDYTRQKYKIRKAVNNFVKLIVNTLGNICIHLDDIQWADENSLDMIKALIKDKSINATFILSYRDEFTQLSKEEKSYGVVELCPLKETEVKKIITERTSKDIIHSDYLARYIYSITLGNPFYITKVIDEFRSKQIIEHSHDDRYIVHIDKLTKSNISENVNEVMLSRVLELNNNEKLFLEYLSCFGGDISRRYFEKIFSQKSDTIIKSLIEKSFIFITDERYSFTHDIIFEYIYKNIDSKQREHIYYAIAKDLTEFYKTDKNLWSLLVTAIMNSRNIKWSKKRTKEWFYILSEACQHNVNYKKIREILITCKEIMDKNTNLHNNEILFKLAKCHYLLGDLESAKSIYDQMKERSSDKNHLLKIEDEQMNMFAYTGNHKEAMNTGIKMLEILGFEYNINNKEALIASFNDFNTLDNLDTWVCKDEAENVIDEQYILYRMIPSTKILCQSHFQYSLLLISNLALKKTKSKYKLFALTSCSFIMFNLLHNYKMGKQLSDIVMNNIDFNSEEEFVQETIAFYLTFVHHWSNDIYQTIQLLEKNNLTCLEKGIITHFEYSLASLMFAYCITGKNVSEASLAIRQRIEMLDITSVEGTHFINTYVNSIFDNYAKELKIKKAITLSSEQIKIEAMVGIWFSILASYINNHIEKVYRAIKLLQNHFVEVKGHIAYIQMIFITTLIMLEYHKNLDKGQQAIDKAIIDENRIFLENTISHYEKNHLARYYFVKGMYEKVFGDKELSIGYINKGISIAKKKSNHLLLVIGNRLAEICNSIPELKSFYSSEGTKALQKYISNDDENEKFQNSEAEENTSGYLILQAMQNMDENEAFKYFLNSIVESSLCNYACVLLNENNTYKLAYEKKENMPAIHYFPYRAIKDNSSIDKELLIMSKRLSDTIIKNKNSDKEKLIIILPIQVFGIEIGIFYIEAISHNKDKIIDLIHLVLPYLIYKLDGISNLNTDKNSDNYNNVLTPREIEILKHLSKGDSNQKISEIEFISVGTVKSHLNSIYTKLGVNNRRKAIIMAKDQHII from the coding sequence ATGAATCATATTGATACAGTAATAGGAAGAGAAGAACTAAAAAATCAGATAAATCAATTATACAAAAATATCAATAAAAATGTACTATTAGTAAAAGGTTCATCAGGAATAGGAAAAACTTTTGCCATTAGGAATATATTAAAGACCTACCCTAACGTAAAGGTCATTACATGCAAGCAAAACCACCAGTATATAATGGAATTTACGCTAATCAAAAACTTAATAGATAAAATTATGGAGCAAATACTCGTCCTACCTACAAAGAAATTTAATCCATTAATCTATCAAATAAAAAACACTCTCCATACAGAACTTGAATATATTGCATATTTTGCAGATACTGTTTCAAAAATCTTTAAAGACACAAAAATCAAGCAAATAAAAGATTACACTCGTCAAAAATATAAGATTAGAAAAGCTGTCAACAACTTTGTAAAGCTTATAGTAAATACATTAGGCAATATATGCATTCATTTAGACGATATACAATGGGCTGATGAGAATTCTCTCGATATGATAAAAGCACTAATAAAGGATAAGTCAATTAACGCAACCTTTATACTATCCTATAGAGACGAATTTACTCAATTATCAAAAGAAGAAAAATCATATGGCGTAGTAGAGCTATGCCCATTAAAAGAAACAGAAGTTAAGAAGATAATAACAGAACGAACAAGTAAAGATATTATACACTCTGATTACTTAGCAAGATACATTTACAGTATTACTCTTGGAAATCCATTTTATATTACAAAAGTCATAGATGAATTTAGATCGAAGCAAATTATTGAACATAGTCATGATGATAGATATATAGTACATATAGATAAGCTAACAAAATCAAATATTTCCGAAAATGTAAATGAAGTTATGCTATCAAGAGTTTTAGAGCTAAATAATAATGAAAAATTATTCTTAGAATATTTATCATGCTTTGGTGGTGATATTTCTAGGAGATACTTTGAAAAAATATTTAGCCAAAAATCAGATACAATTATAAAAAGTCTTATAGAAAAATCTTTTATATTCATCACAGACGAAAGATACAGCTTTACCCATGATATTATCTTTGAATATATCTATAAAAACATAGATAGCAAACAAAGAGAGCATATCTATTATGCCATAGCAAAAGATCTAACAGAATTTTATAAAACAGATAAAAACTTATGGTCACTATTGGTGACAGCAATTATGAATAGTAGAAATATAAAGTGGAGCAAGAAAAGAACAAAAGAATGGTTTTATATCTTAAGTGAAGCTTGCCAGCATAATGTGAACTACAAAAAAATACGAGAGATTCTAATTACTTGTAAAGAAATAATGGACAAAAACACGAATTTACACAACAACGAAATTTTATTTAAACTGGCAAAGTGTCACTACTTACTAGGTGATTTGGAGAGTGCCAAAAGCATATACGATCAGATGAAAGAAAGGTCAAGTGATAAAAATCACTTACTTAAAATAGAAGATGAACAAATGAATATGTTTGCTTATACAGGAAATCACAAAGAAGCTATGAACACAGGTATTAAAATGCTAGAAATCCTTGGTTTTGAATATAACATAAACAACAAGGAAGCTTTGATAGCAAGCTTTAATGACTTCAATACTTTGGATAACTTAGATACATGGGTTTGTAAAGATGAAGCTGAAAATGTTATAGACGAACAATATATACTATACAGAATGATACCATCTACAAAAATATTATGTCAATCACACTTTCAATATAGTTTGCTATTAATCTCAAACCTAGCCCTCAAAAAAACAAAGAGCAAATACAAGTTGTTTGCATTGACATCCTGTTCTTTTATAATGTTCAATTTACTTCATAATTATAAAATGGGAAAACAACTTTCAGATATTGTTATGAACAATATAGATTTTAACAGTGAAGAAGAGTTTGTTCAAGAAACCATAGCTTTCTATTTAACATTTGTACATCATTGGTCGAACGATATTTACCAAACCATACAACTTTTAGAAAAAAATAATCTAACTTGCTTAGAAAAAGGCATTATTACTCATTTTGAATATAGCCTAGCATCTCTTATGTTTGCTTATTGTATAACAGGCAAAAATGTCTCCGAGGCATCACTTGCCATAAGGCAGAGGATAGAAATGCTTGATATAACCTCAGTAGAAGGAACACATTTTATCAATACCTATGTAAATTCAATATTTGATAATTATGCTAAAGAATTAAAAATCAAAAAAGCAATAACGTTATCATCAGAGCAAATAAAAATTGAAGCTATGGTAGGCATCTGGTTTAGTATTTTAGCCAGTTACATAAATAACCATATAGAAAAAGTGTATAGGGCGATTAAGTTATTGCAAAATCATTTTGTAGAAGTAAAAGGACATATAGCCTATATCCAAATGATTTTTATTACAACACTGATTATGCTCGAATATCATAAAAACTTAGATAAGGGTCAACAAGCAATAGATAAAGCTATTATTGATGAAAATAGAATATTTTTAGAAAATACAATAAGTCATTACGAAAAAAATCATTTAGCCAGATACTACTTTGTTAAAGGCATGTATGAAAAAGTATTTGGCGATAAAGAATTATCAATAGGTTATATCAACAAAGGTATATCAATAGCAAAGAAGAAATCCAATCATCTGCTTTTAGTCATAGGAAACAGATTAGCAGAAATATGTAACAGTATACCTGAATTAAAAAGCTTTTATTCATCAGAGGGGACAAAAGCTCTTCAAAAGTATATTTCAAATGATGATGAAAATGAAAAATTTCAAAACAGTGAAGCTGAAGAAAATACAAGTGGCTATTTAATATTACAAGCTATGCAAAACATGGATGAAAATGAAGCCTTTAAATATTTTCTTAATAGTATTGTTGAAAGTAGCTTATGTAACTATGCTTGTGTATTACTTAATGAAAATAATACCTATAAATTAGCCTATGAAAAAAAAGAAAATATGCCAGCAATACATTATTTTCCATATAGGGCTATAAAAGATAACTCATCTATTGACAAGGAATTACTAATCATGTCAAAAAGGCTTTCAGATACGATTATAAAAAATAAGAACAGCGATAAAGAAAAACTTATTATCATCTTACCGATACAGGTATTTGGAATAGAAATAGGTATATTTTATATAGAAGCAATTAGCCATAATAAAGATAAAATAATAGATTTAATTCATCTAGTCTTACCATATCTAATATATAAACTTGATGGTATAAGTAACTTAAATACTGATAAAAACTCAGACAACTATAACAATGTACTAACCCCTAGAGAAATAGAAATCCTAAAACATTTATCAAAGGGAGATTCTAACCAAAAAATAAGTGAGATAGAATTCATATCCGTAGGAACAGTAAAATCTCACCTGAATAGTATCTATACAAAGCTTGGCGTAAATAACAGAAGAAAAGCAATCATTATGGCAAAAGACCAGCATATCATTTAA
- a CDS encoding ABC transporter permease has protein sequence MNILESVKMAIISVRANKLRTLLTMLGIIIGISSVITLVALGKGSQNSMTKEFKDGGANKAIIYMNEEEVTSEEMNMDHSDLKAIKRIYGSKLEAISFSQGLSGSLTLGRKTYHINLSGVASDYNKIEKMTIKKGRFLVPNDISSQRYSAVIESKMAEKFFKDTNPLGKRITFDVDGQTLSYVVVGVFEKPKSFMSMGGGKQTFSLYAPYTNLEQITGETTYGAIEMNVKSGQNVKETVKSVVNLVERRHDIVGKKKYMISTSEGMMKMVNNITGKMTAFVSAIAAISLLVGGIGIMNIMMVSVTERTREIGIRKAIGANKKVVLIQFLVESVIVSGMGGLIGITLGSGLAYTIGKFIKITPSITLSVIFMAFAFSSAIGIFFGLYPANKAANLNIIDALRYE, from the coding sequence ATGAATATATTAGAAAGTGTAAAAATGGCCATCATTTCCGTTCGTGCAAATAAGTTAAGAACATTGTTGACCATGTTAGGGATTATCATTGGAATTTCTTCCGTTATTACATTGGTAGCTCTTGGAAAAGGCAGTCAGAATTCCATGACAAAAGAATTTAAAGATGGGGGTGCCAATAAAGCTATCATATATATGAACGAAGAGGAAGTAACCAGTGAAGAAATGAATATGGATCATAGTGATTTAAAAGCTATCAAAAGAATTTATGGGAGTAAACTGGAAGCAATATCTTTTAGCCAAGGATTATCTGGTTCTCTGACTTTAGGAAGAAAAACTTATCATATAAATTTAAGTGGTGTTGCGTCAGATTATAATAAAATTGAAAAAATGACCATAAAGAAAGGACGATTTTTAGTACCGAATGATATTTCAAGTCAAAGATATTCGGCAGTCATAGAATCAAAGATGGCAGAAAAGTTTTTTAAAGATACAAATCCTTTAGGGAAAAGAATAACTTTTGATGTGGATGGACAAACCCTTTCATATGTTGTTGTTGGCGTATTTGAAAAACCAAAGAGTTTTATGAGTATGGGTGGAGGAAAACAAACATTTAGTCTATATGCACCTTATACGAATTTAGAACAAATTACAGGGGAAACAACTTATGGTGCCATAGAAATGAACGTAAAGAGCGGACAAAATGTAAAAGAGACGGTAAAGAGTGTTGTAAATTTAGTAGAAAGAAGACATGATATCGTAGGAAAAAAGAAATACATGATTTCTACTTCTGAAGGTATGATGAAAATGGTCAATAATATTACAGGAAAAATGACTGCATTTGTAAGTGCTATTGCTGCTATTTCCCTTTTAGTTGGTGGAATCGGGATTATGAATATTATGATGGTATCTGTTACAGAAAGAACCCGTGAGATTGGAATAAGAAAAGCGATAGGAGCCAATAAAAAAGTTGTATTAATTCAATTTTTAGTTGAATCTGTTATTGTTTCAGGAATGGGAGGGCTAATAGGGATTACATTAGGTTCTGGATTAGCGTATACCATTGGAAAATTTATTAAAATAACACCAAGTATAACTTTAAGTGTTATATTTATGGCATTTGCATTTTCTTCTGCTATTGGCATATTCTTTGGACTGTACCCAGCTAATAAAGCTGCAAATTTAAATATTATTGATGCTTTACGATATGAATAA
- a CDS encoding ABC transporter ATP-binding protein — MIKITDLKKVYKTGSLEFEALKGINLHIKSGEFVAIIGPSGSGKSTLMNILGCLDASSDGKYILNNNDVCVMNDEELAKIRNREIGFVFQSFNLLPKLSSLQNVELPLIYLGVPLKERTLRAEKSLESVGLLERKEHKPNELSGGQRQRIAVARALVTEPSVILADEPTGNLDSKTTDEIMNLFKELNQKGNTIVIVTHEPEIAAQAKRVITVKDGFIVRDIYNYE; from the coding sequence ATGATTAAGATTACAGATTTGAAAAAAGTATATAAAACAGGAAGTCTTGAATTTGAAGCTTTAAAAGGAATCAATCTGCATATAAAAAGTGGAGAGTTTGTAGCCATCATTGGACCATCAGGCTCTGGTAAATCTACTTTGATGAATATTTTAGGATGCCTGGATGCTTCTTCTGATGGTAAGTATATATTAAATAATAATGATGTTTGCGTAATGAATGATGAAGAATTGGCAAAAATCAGAAACCGAGAAATCGGATTTGTATTTCAGTCCTTTAACTTATTGCCTAAATTATCCTCTCTTCAAAATGTGGAGTTACCTTTAATATATTTAGGAGTACCACTGAAAGAAAGAACTTTAAGAGCAGAAAAATCTTTAGAGAGTGTAGGATTACTAGAAAGAAAAGAGCACAAACCCAACGAATTATCTGGAGGGCAAAGACAAAGAATCGCTGTTGCGAGAGCCCTTGTAACAGAGCCATCTGTAATCCTTGCAGATGAACCTACAGGGAACCTAGATTCTAAAACAACAGATGAGATTATGAATCTTTTTAAAGAATTAAATCAAAAAGGAAATACGATTGTAATCGTTACCCATGAACCAGAGATTGCAGCTCAAGCGAAAAGAGTGATTACGGTGAAGGATGGTTTTATCGTTAGAGATATATACAATTATGAATAG